Proteins found in one Deinococcus radiopugnans ATCC 19172 genomic segment:
- a CDS encoding DUF3208 domain-containing protein: MSPTEPQAGGRAAIRLLQGYIWHAQDADIDLEHFLPRELDLPTPPGLAEQESAHVLWDTVNPPFAFFENGEPTASQVFYQFTVLRVYDERPDNTELHEDASAASQALGPLLDGTPEGVGWQLWEDLREL; encoded by the coding sequence GTGAGTCCCACCGAACCGCAGGCCGGAGGCCGCGCCGCTATCCGTCTGCTGCAAGGCTACATCTGGCACGCCCAGGACGCCGACATCGATCTGGAGCATTTCCTGCCGCGTGAGCTGGACCTGCCCACGCCCCCCGGCCTGGCCGAGCAGGAAAGCGCCCATGTGCTGTGGGACACGGTCAATCCGCCGTTTGCCTTTTTCGAGAACGGCGAACCCACCGCCTCCCAGGTCTTCTACCAGTTCACGGTGCTGAGGGTGTACGACGAGCGCCCCGACAACACCGAGCTTCACGAGGACGCCAGCGCCGCCTCGCAGGCCCTGGGACCGTTGCTGGACGGCACCCCGGAGGGCGTGGGCTGGCAACTCTGGGAGGATCTGAGAGAGCTGTGA